The sequence CGCTATTTTATTGTCGAACTACTATCAGCTGTAATTTTTTTGGCGCTCTATTTGAAATTTGGACTCACAATTACATTTATTGAATGCGCACTCTTTGCTTGGGCTGGACTAGTGGCTAGTGTAATTGATCTAGATCATCGTATTTTGCCTGATGTTTTCACGCTGAGTGGAATCATTATTGGCTTAATTGGGGCTTTTATAAATCCAGATCGTACATTTCTTTCTGCATTAATAGGCGTAATTGCTGGTGGAGGATTTCTTTGGTTGGTTGCAACAGTCTATATGGCAATTCGAAATGAAGAGGGTATGGGCGGTGGTGATATCAAACTTTTGGCCTGGATTGGTGCCGTACTAGGTTGGAAAGCAGTGATCTTTTCTATATTAGTGAGTAGTATCACTGGTTCGATTTTTGGTGGCGTGTTTGCAGCTCTCCAAAAGTCTGGGTTGAAAACATCAATTCCTTTTGGTCCATTTTTAGTATTCGCGGCACTTATGTATATTTTTGTTGGTGATGCCGTGATGCATTCTTATCTTTCTATTTTTTTTCCATTCACTGAGTGAGTCAAGAGTTTGACATTATGCTCGCGCTTCGCTTTAATATAAGAGGGAAAACAGTTTAACTTCGCAGCTTTGACGCGCAACAAAAAGGTAAGAGCCGGATGCTCTTTGGATCCAAAAAGGTTGTGGGTCTCGACATAGGAACAAGTTCAATAAAACTTGTAGAAGTCGAGAAATCACGACAAAACATCACACTTACATCTTTTGGTTTTATTCCGACTCCGGCAGGTGCAATCGTTGGCGGTGAAATTACAAATCCAGATGCTCTCACTGAAGCAATTCGTACTCTTATTCAACAAACAAAAACAAAAAGAAAAAAAGCATGTACGGCAGTTTGGGGTACAGCTGTAATTACGAAAAAGATTTCCATGCCAAGAATCGAAGAACATCTGTTGGTAGAGCAGCTTAAGTGGGAAGCTGAACAATACATTCCGTTTGATGTGAATGAGAGCAATCTTGAATTTCAAGTTTTGCATAAATCTTTAGCTGCTCCTGAACAGATGAATGTTTTATTGGTTGCTGCTAAAAGAGATCTTGTATTTCGTTATGCTGAAGTGATTGAGTCCGCCGGACTCGAATGTTCGGTAATTGACGTAGCAGGTTTTGCATTAAATAATTGCTTTGAAGCCAATTACGGTCAAATGCAAGGCTCCGTCATTTTGTTAAATATTGGCGCCGGAATGACAGACTTTGTAGTGGTAGAAAACGGCGAAGTTACTTTTTCACGTGATATTCCAGTTGGTGGTTTGACATATACAACAGATATTCAAAAAACAATGGGCATTAGTCTTGAAGAGGCTGAATCTTTAAAAGTTTCTGCAGGTACAGGGCAACCAGTGCCCCAAGAAGTTACTGACACTCTGAGCCAAACTAATGAAGTCGTTGCAGATGAAATTAAAAGAAGTTTTGATTTTTTCATGGCAAGTTCTTCTGAAGTCACTATTCAAAAAATTTATGTCACTGGTGGTGGTTTGGGATTACCCGGGCTCTTTGAACATATTCAAGGGGTAATGAATCTTCCTATAGAAAATCTAAATCCATTCCAGCAAGTTCAATTTGATACTCGCACTTTTACAAATGAGTACATAGCTCAAATTAGTCCGTACGCTGCAGTTGGAATTGGCCTCGCGATGCGTGAGGTTAAAGACAGATGATTCGAGTTAATTTACTTAAAGATTCTAGAGACCGAGGAACTTCTACAGTTCTCGGTGGAGGCACATTTTTAGGAGGAAGCGATTCAGTTGAAGGTGGCGAATCAGCCAGACCTGATCTTTTGATTAAAATCGTCATGTTCATAGTACCTGTAATTTTTCTTTACGGCTATCAACAATACACTGCAGGGATTGCAGAGGCGCAGATGGAAGTACTTAAACAACAATCAGATCAAATTGATACTCAACTTAAAGCTTTAGATCCAGTAGTGAAAGAATTGGAAAGATTTGAAGAAGAAAAAAGAAAACTCAATTCACAACTCGATATAATAAAGAGATTGTCAAAAGAACGCTTGAAGAACGTTAAAAGTTTAGATGCGCTTCAAGGCATCATCCCTGCAAAAGCATGGTTAAGCCAACTTAAGATAGTTGAGAATAAAGTCGAGTTAGAAGGCTTTGCAACAGATGACATCGTAATTTCTGATTTTATGCAAAGCCTAGATTCTTCCATTTATTTCACGAACATTTCACTTACAACTAGTGATGAAGCTAAAAAAGAAGATGGTGTAGTTAAGAAATTCATCATCAAGTGTAATCTGGAGAATCTGTAATGGCAACACTACAAGATCGACTCAAATTAGCACCTAAAAGTTTTTTTCTTCTGGTGGGTTTAGGTTTAGCTGCAAGTTTGTATTACTCATATGGTTCTAAAGCCGAGGAGCTAGCACCACTGATTGTGCAGTTAAGAGCCGATGTAGAAAAAAACCGCATCAAACTTAAAGTAACTCAAGATCGAGCTCAAGATAAAGGTAAGTTTCAAGAAGAGATGGAGCGTATTAGTCAGACATTTAGATTAGCATTGGATTATTTACCTAAAGAACTTGAAATCCAAGACATGCTTAAGAAAATATACTCTGAGGCAAGAACAGCGGGTGTGGAGTTATCAAATTTTAAGCCCAAAGAGGTAGTCGTAAAAGATTTTTACGAAGAACTCCCAATGGAAATTCAACTTAAAGGTACTTATCCGCAAATGGTTAATTTTTTGGGGAACGTGAGCAAAATCCCAAGAATTATCAACATTCGTAACGTAGAAATAGATAAGCCGGTCATAGTAGATGGTTATCCGGTAATGCGTATGACTGGGGTGCTTGTTGGGTATCGATATAAGGAGCCTCGATGAATCGGACTTCATTATTGTATATAGCAATGAGATTATTGTCTGTGATTGTAGTGACCGGTTCTACATTATTATTTACCTCTATGGCTCAATCTCAAGATGTAGATGCAGCGGCTACAACAACCCCATCTTCTGCTTCTTCAAACACACCTGATCTTTTGCAGGGGATCATTGAAGATTACACCTACATTTCTGAAGGAAAGCGTGATCCATTTTTGCCATTAAGTGGAATCAATGATTCTGGTACAACTATTGGCCCAATGTTTCCGCTGCAGAGATTTGACTTAGATCAATTGAAGCTGGTTGGAATTATTTGGGACGTAAAAAATCCAAAAGCTATGATCATGGATCCAAACGGAAAAAGTTATGTTGTTAAAGCGAATGAACGAATCGGGCGCAATAGCGGTTACGTTGCAAGGATTCGTGAGGGTGAATTAGTTATTGTAGAAAGTTTTACTGGTAATGATGGAAAAGTGACCTATCAAACAAGATTAGTGAAGCTTGTCACTGAATAAGCGGAGGACGCATGAAGCGTAAAATTGCAGGAGCCCTTTTTGTATCAACATTGATGTTGATGGGTTGTGCTACTACTGAAAATCAAAGTGAAGATGTCACTGAGAGTGCTGAAGGCCCCGGAGATATGACTGATGATTCGCCGGTCGCAGATTCCGCGGCAGATTCTGGAGCATCAGACACTACAGAGCAAGATTTAGCTCAACAAGCGACTGAACAAACTCCTCAAGCGACACCTGAGCCTGTGCCTGCGGAACCTCTTCCGCCAGAAACAGCTCAAGCTGAGCCTCCTCCTCCTCCTCCGCAAGAAGAAGTTGCTGAGCCTACACAAGCGGTAGACGAAGGCCCGCCTGCGCGAATTACAGCACTTGATTTTGATTCCAATCTCAATGGTGGCACTGTAATTTTAAAAACGAACAAACCTGTTCAGTACTCAACTAGACGGAATGAACAAAATAATCAATTCGTAATTGAAATACAAAACGCTACTGTCCCTGCAAAATTTCGCAGACCGTATAATACAAAAGAATTTGGTGGTCCAATCGCATCTATTAATGCGTACCAGGCAAAAGGTACTGCAAAGATTGCTCGTATTGTCGTTCAAATGCGTGATGCTAGTGAGCCAGCTGTCAGTCAAGATGGAAATGTAATTAATGTTGCAAGTGCTGGTGGAGTCGCCGCACCTGAGCCTGTCCAAGCAGAAGCGGCGCCAGCACCGGTAGCAGAAGATGCAGAAGATGGTGAAGAGCCCATTGCCGCAACAGATGAAAATGTTTTATCAAATCGCTCACTAGGTGAGTTTCTCACCGGTAATAGTAAATTTTATGGTCGTCCAATCTCGTTAGAAGTAAAAGATGCAGATATCAGAGATGTGTTTCGTTTTATCTCTGAAGAGAGTGGTTTAAATATAATTGTAGGAGATGATGTCGCTGGGAAAGTTTCACTTAAATTGAGAAGAATTCCATGGGATCAAGCCCTCACTGTAATTCTACAATCAAAACAATTGGGCTATGTGAAGCAAGGAAATATTTTGCGTATTGCAAAACTTACCACAATCCAATCTGAATCTGATGTTGCTCGCACAGTGATTGAGTCTCAACGTTTACTCCAGCCCCTACGTGTTCAACTTTTTCCCATCAGTTATGCAAAATCTGAAGAGATTGAAATGCAAGCAAAAGATTTTTTAAGTACTCGAGGAAAAGCAAAAGCCGATAGACGTACAAATACACTGGTGGTCACAGATATTGAAGAAAATCTTTCTCGCATTAAAGCTTTAGTTCAAAGACTTGATACGCAAACACCACAAGTCTTAATTGAAGCTAAAGTAGTTGAAGCGCGTGAAAGCTTTTCTCGACTCATGGGTGTAAATTGGGGTTTTACGGGTGCTCCAACTGCAATAGGCCAAAATGCAACAGGCGGAGATGTTAATTTAATACCTCGAGTTTCAAGCAATCCAGCAACTGCAACTTCAGCCCTGGATTTAGGGCTTTCAGTTGGTACGCTTGACGTTTTTGGTGATCTCAATGCATCACTGAAACTTTTAGAAATTGAAAGGCTTGTTAAAGTAATCTCTTCTCCTCGAATTGTAACTCTTGACAGAGTAGATGCAAAAATTGAGCAGACAACCCAGTTTCCCATATTTAGCAGCTCCTCATCGACGACGGGAGCCACAACTTCTTCGGTTTCATTTCAAGACGTAAAGTTACAGTTGAGTGTAAAACCTCAAATCACAATTGAAGGCGGAATCATTATGGATGTTAATATCCTCCGCGAATTTCCTGAACCCGCAACCCGCATCGGCGGAAGCGAAGCTCGAGCAGTCAATAAAAGACAAGCTCAAACCCAAGTGTTAGTTGAAAATGGAGACACTGTTGTCATCGGCGGAATTTATCAATCCGATGTCAGTGAAAGTGAAACCGGTGTCCCATGGCTTAGAAAAATTCCAATACTTGGAGCCCTTTTTAGACAACGTGGCATTGAGCGGGATAAAAACGAACTCGTAATATTTCTTACACCACGTGTGCTCAATCGCGATAAAGCTTTTTCTAAGCGTCAAGAGGGAGAGGAATAATGTTTAAAAAAATTACTTTTCTAGTTTTATTATTGAGTTTGGCCTGTGCCAAAAAGAATTCAAACCTACTTATAAATCCCACCCCCGCTCGACCAATCTTAATTGTTGGAGGAGAAAGTACCACTGTAAATGGTTTTGATTTAAGTCCTCCTTATTTTACGGTGGCCTCTATGTCTGTGCATTGGAAGGGTGGAGGTAATCTTGCAATATTGGCCATTACAATGGAAAGCGTTGTTAGTGCTGGGTCAACTACAGCTTCTGCTATCAAAGTAAAATGCGCCCTTTCAGGTGATGATTTAAAACTAGTTTTTCCAGATAACATTAGCGCTGCAACAGGCGGAATTGTAGTCGCCGAAGGTGCTGCCGCAATTACATCTCGAATATTTGGATGTGGTGGAATTACATTGCCAATACCCGCTCCAGAGAGTTTTAACATCCCTGTTACCGTTAAAGTTACTGGAGTCATACAGGTTCCATCAAACCCCAACAACACTACTGGACGAGCAATAGGAACATCCATTATAAATGTCCAGTAATGGACGATTTATTTTCAACATCACAAACTCAATTTATAGATAGCCAGCCTCTAGCTGAGCGTGTTCGTCCACAAAACGTTGAGGCATTTGTAGGGCAAAAGTACGCTCGAGAACTTCTGAAAGCAGAAAAGCTACCCAGCCTTATTTTATGGGGCCCACCAGGTAGCGGAAAAACTACTTTTTCTCACCTTGTTTCAAAATATACAAAATCCACTTTTATTAGCCGATCAGCAATCGACACAGGTTCAAAAGATCTCAAGCTTGAGGGTGAAGACGCAAAACAAAGACTCCTTCGATTCAGTGAAAAAACCATTTTGTTTATTGATGAAATTCATCGACTCAATAAATCACAACAAGACTGTATATTGCCCTATATCGAAAAAGGATATTTTACACTCATTGGCGCAAGTACAGAAAACCCAAGTTTTGAATTAAACTCAGCTCTCTTAAGCCGTTGCCAAGTTATCGTTTTTGAAAGCCTTAATGCCGATTCAATCTCAGCAATTCTTGATCGAGCACTTAAATCACTCGATACTGATATTGAATGGAAATCCATTTCTGCTAGCCCCATTAATGAACATATTATTCAAACTGCATCGGGGGATGCTCGGCGAGCACTTAATTTATTAGAGAATGTTTATTCATATTATGTGTCTCACGGTTCACAAAAACTAAATGATGAGCAAATAAAAGAGGCGTTTCAGTACATTCCCACTCGTTATGACAAATCAGGTGACAAGCATTACGATACAATTTCCGCATTTATTAAAAGTATCCGTGGGAGTGATCCCCATGCTGCACTTTTTTACCTAAGCGCTATGCTTAAGGGTGGAGAAGACCCACTTTTTATTGCGCGAAGACTTGTGATACTGGCAAGTGAAGACGTGGGTAATGCTGACCCTCGAGCCCTGCAGGTCGCTATTTCTGTAAAACAGGCCGTAGAATTTGTCGGTTTACCTGAAGCGGCTATTAATTTGGCGCAAGGAGTAACGTACTTGTCCTGCGCACCAAAAAGTAATCGAAGTTATGCTGGTCTGAAAAAGGCTCAAGAACTTGTTGAAAAACACCCAGATTTAGAGCCCCCACTTTCCATCAGAAATGCTCCAACGCGCTTGATGGAAAACTTAGGTTATGGTGAAAAATATCAATACGCCCATGACAGTAAGTCTGGCGTGACAGCACAAGAGTTTATGCCCGATAAGCTTAAAAATATAAAAATTTATGAACCCACAAAACATGGTTACGAAAAACACATAAGCCAGTATCTTGAATGGGTTGAGGAACAAAAAAAGTGAAAATATACAGAGTTAACGCATTTCATCTTACTGAGAAATTTAAACTCAAAGACATTGGGAATTTTTTAAATATCCAGCCAATTACTTTAAGTGTTTGGGAAGCTGCATTTAAATTTTCAGATGAAAGTTATTTCTTCCTCTATAATTTCGGCTCTGCAGTATTTTTTAATGTGGCTGAAGAAAATCAAAAAACAATCTTAGATAAGCTCAAAAAAGTAAATCTTCCCCAAAACCCTGGCTACACCACAACGGATGAATTCAGCGTAGAGGTGACTGGCGAAGGAAAACACGAAGTCAACTTCAATAAAGCTATCATTCATGATCTTACTTATCAAAAAGCACGACTAGTAAGTATGGTCGTTGCTGAATCAGCAGCTTTAGAATATTTTGAACTCATCGTTGATGATCTTTTAGAGCGTAACCATCAAATATCAGATTCCTTGCGCACAAAAGGAAAACTCATCAAAGAAACCAAGCAGCTCATAAAATTTATCGGGTTTTGCCTAACCACGAAACAAGAGATCATTGCAAATCTCTACGTTGTCGACGCCCCAGATGAAGTTTGGGAAGACCAAGTTTTAGACCGCCTTTATGGCGAGTTAAAAAGAATGTTTGAAATTGAAACCAGATACCGCGTACTGGAATATAAATTAAAATTAATTCAGGAAAGCGTTGAAATTATAGTAGATCTTTCTAAATCCAGCCGTGAAATTATGCTTGAAATGACTATTATCGCACTTATCGCAATTGATATTATAATTGCATTGGTCGGAGGGAAATTCATATGAGGATTACTCGTTGGCGTGCCGACAGAAAACCCACAAGAGAAGAAATTGAAGGTGTTTTTAAAGACGAGGGTATGGAATTTGTAGTAGAAGACCTACCAGCAGGCTCTGAAGTTAAAGACCATCGCCACCCCTTTGATGAGGTGCGGGTGGTTGTCTCAGGGGCTATTCGCTACAATGTCGCGGGGAATGAATTTCTTTTACGCGAAGGTGATAGGCTTGATCTCCCAAGTAACACGCGTCATTGGACAAGAGTTGAACCAGATGAAGGTTGCGTAACTATCTATGCTTTTCGAGTAAGCTGATAAGCAGATTAAATATTTTATGTTTTTTAAAAAGGTTTTTATGTTTTTTTTAAATCTGAAGAAAATAGTTCCAGTTGTAGCAATTATTATTGTTGCGAATACTTCCTATGGAGCAACACGCAAAATCCCCAATGTTTTACGTCCGATCACTCAACAAAAAACGTCGCTAAGTGAGCAAGAACTTCTTAAAGATACAACAAAGTCTTCTTATGTAGATTTTCAAGTGAGCTCCGGAACAATCGTTGCACGAAACACTGTTTACTCTGGCTACCAAACCAGTTTTCTTTCCCTTCAAGCGGGGTACGGTGCTTATTTAAAAAATGATTGGGAGGCGTCAGCACAACTTCCCATGACATGGCTATCTGATGAAAACAATAATCAAGATCGAATTATTGGTAGACCCCATATCAATATTTCAAAATCACTTATGCTTGAAAAAACTGTAAAATTAATTGGAGGTTTCGGAATGAAACTTCCTCTATATGACACATCATTTGGAAAATCAGAGCTCTATCGAGCTTGGGAGTTTGCCCCTAGAATTGGCGTTAATGTTACTTTTAATAATCCTGCCAATAGTTTTTTTGCTAATGGAAGTATCGCCTATAACACAGACACAAAATATACATACGGCACTTATAATGAGAACACTGCTAGCTCAGCAGTAATAGAACGTTCGATCGATCATCCTTTATTGCTCAGATCAGTAGCCGGTTTATTGCATGAATCTCAAAGCTACACCGTTGGTATAGGCGCTCGTATAATTCCAACCTTAAATGCGGGAAGTGAGAAATCATCAAGTACAGCTCAAGGGAGCAATCCAGAAAAACATGAAACAAAACAGCTTACATCTTGGTTGGTTGAAGTTTTTGGTAGTTATGAGCTTATTGAATCTGTAAATCTAAAAGCAGGAGTATCAAAAAGTTTACGAACTGAATTTGACAATACTCGTCCCAATCTAATCGCACATGATAATTTTTCAGACATAGCTGATTTGGCTTTTAATCTAGGTGTCGTTCAATCCTTTTAGGCAATCCTTCTAGGCAAATTTTTTAGACCAAAGTGATGAAAATTTCGAATATTTTGCGTTTTAAATAAAAGAAGGGGTCATCTTTCGACGACCCCTAAAAATAATCCCTACTTTTGTCTAGAAGGGAGCCACCTCATTAAAAAAGTGGACTCTATTACATATATGCATCGAACCACCACCTCCTTCCAGTCCCTCGTGGGACGTGTCTAAATATATTAACAAATAATAAGTTTCTTCTCAAGTTGACCTGTTAGAAGCCGATACAAACTCTGTGATGTCAATGAGTTGGGGGAAAACTTAATGAATAATGACAAAGAATTTGTCACGCAGCATGACTTAATGACGATCATCGAGGATTTCATCAGTAAGTCTGCGGGACTAGTGTTAGCAAAAAGCAACGAAGGAGACGTCGCAATTTGTCAAAAAGGTGATTCTAAAAAAATCAAAGTTAAGAGTGCTGAACTCGCCGACGTGCTTGTTCGAAAAGATGCTGATGGAAAAGAATTTGTGCAGATCAATTTTGCAAGTGGTCGCAAGATTTTGCTAACTGATCAACTCATCGGATTCAAACCATTTCCAGTTGCAGATTTAGATGTGACAAAACTTCCTCGTGTAGTGACAACACTTGATCTCTTAAGTGTGTTTGAAGCCATCGAAGAAGCTGTTACATCAGCCTCAGACGGTCGTGCCGAAGAAACTGAAACACTCAAGCGTGTTTTTAATTCTATCATTTTGGGTGGAGAAGAAATCGGTTTTGATCTGACAACAGAGCGTTCGTGGATTCGTAGACTTGCTGTTGTTGGCTCAAAGACAAGCGCTTAATTAAAGCTAATCGCAAATTCAAAATCCAATTTGGAAATTATTGATCATTCGATGAATCTCAATTCATGTCGTTGTATTGTTATGTCGTAATTCGAGTCAGTGTATTCTTACGCGTAAACTTGTGCATAGTTACGCAACATAGTAGTTGCGCCTCAATCCAAGTCGATGAATTGTTACCTCGCAACGATGTTCAATATGTGAATCACAGCACATTTTGTGCAATAAATTCATGGATTGTGTTGTTGAATAATAGTTCGAAATGAAAAGTGGTGGAGGCGAGGGGGATCGAACCCCTGACCCCTAGCTTGCAAAGCTAGTGCTCTCCCAGCTGAGCTACGCCCCCGACAAAACCATAGTCAGCTTGACTTTCAGGGCTTTTGAACACCCGTGTGGTTTGCGGCACTCATGTGCCTAAAGTTAAAACTGGAACGGCCAAAGTAAATGATGCCGACATTTCTGTCAAACAGTGTTGCTCCTGCTTTTAAAAAATCTCAAAAATACTTATCTAAGTTTGAATTTGTATCTTGTTTTCCGACGAAGATTGAGTTAGTTAGTCCCTCTGCTTGAGCATTTGGTTTGAAACACCACCGATCGCAGGAAAAAATTTAAAAAATAGAATTTTAAATATTGACTTACTTTCGGATTGTAACTAGAACTTGTGCTCTTCACTTAAAAGAATCGCTCTCTG comes from Oligoflexia bacterium and encodes:
- a CDS encoding prepilin peptidase; the encoded protein is MISPEFVYGILIFILGACLGSFGNVIILRLPAGKSIVRPGSCCPHCKKSIKWFDNVPILAWFFLKGKCRQCGEPISPRYFIVELLSAVIFLALYLKFGLTITFIECALFAWAGLVASVIDLDHRILPDVFTLSGIIIGLIGAFINPDRTFLSALIGVIAGGGFLWLVATVYMAIRNEEGMGGGDIKLLAWIGAVLGWKAVIFSILVSSITGSIFGGVFAALQKSGLKTSIPFGPFLVFAALMYIFVGDAVMHSYLSIFFPFTE
- the pilM gene encoding type IV pilus assembly protein PilM, translating into MLFGSKKVVGLDIGTSSIKLVEVEKSRQNITLTSFGFIPTPAGAIVGGEITNPDALTEAIRTLIQQTKTKRKKACTAVWGTAVITKKISMPRIEEHLLVEQLKWEAEQYIPFDVNESNLEFQVLHKSLAAPEQMNVLLVAAKRDLVFRYAEVIESAGLECSVIDVAGFALNNCFEANYGQMQGSVILLNIGAGMTDFVVVENGEVTFSRDIPVGGLTYTTDIQKTMGISLEEAESLKVSAGTGQPVPQEVTDTLSQTNEVVADEIKRSFDFFMASSSEVTIQKIYVTGGGLGLPGLFEHIQGVMNLPIENLNPFQQVQFDTRTFTNEYIAQISPYAAVGIGLAMREVKDR
- a CDS encoding PilN domain-containing protein, translating into MIRVNLLKDSRDRGTSTVLGGGTFLGGSDSVEGGESARPDLLIKIVMFIVPVIFLYGYQQYTAGIAEAQMEVLKQQSDQIDTQLKALDPVVKELERFEEEKRKLNSQLDIIKRLSKERLKNVKSLDALQGIIPAKAWLSQLKIVENKVELEGFATDDIVISDFMQSLDSSIYFTNISLTTSDEAKKEDGVVKKFIIKCNLENL
- the pilO gene encoding type 4a pilus biogenesis protein PilO, with the translated sequence MATLQDRLKLAPKSFFLLVGLGLAASLYYSYGSKAEELAPLIVQLRADVEKNRIKLKVTQDRAQDKGKFQEEMERISQTFRLALDYLPKELEIQDMLKKIYSEARTAGVELSNFKPKEVVVKDFYEELPMEIQLKGTYPQMVNFLGNVSKIPRIINIRNVEIDKPVIVDGYPVMRMTGVLVGYRYKEPR
- a CDS encoding pilus assembly protein PilP translates to MNRTSLLYIAMRLLSVIVVTGSTLLFTSMAQSQDVDAAATTTPSSASSNTPDLLQGIIEDYTYISEGKRDPFLPLSGINDSGTTIGPMFPLQRFDLDQLKLVGIIWDVKNPKAMIMDPNGKSYVVKANERIGRNSGYVARIREGELVIVESFTGNDGKVTYQTRLVKLVTE
- the pilQ gene encoding type IV pilus secretin PilQ, whose protein sequence is MKRKIAGALFVSTLMLMGCATTENQSEDVTESAEGPGDMTDDSPVADSAADSGASDTTEQDLAQQATEQTPQATPEPVPAEPLPPETAQAEPPPPPPQEEVAEPTQAVDEGPPARITALDFDSNLNGGTVILKTNKPVQYSTRRNEQNNQFVIEIQNATVPAKFRRPYNTKEFGGPIASINAYQAKGTAKIARIVVQMRDASEPAVSQDGNVINVASAGGVAAPEPVQAEAAPAPVAEDAEDGEEPIAATDENVLSNRSLGEFLTGNSKFYGRPISLEVKDADIRDVFRFISEESGLNIIVGDDVAGKVSLKLRRIPWDQALTVILQSKQLGYVKQGNILRIAKLTTIQSESDVARTVIESQRLLQPLRVQLFPISYAKSEEIEMQAKDFLSTRGKAKADRRTNTLVVTDIEENLSRIKALVQRLDTQTPQVLIEAKVVEARESFSRLMGVNWGFTGAPTAIGQNATGGDVNLIPRVSSNPATATSALDLGLSVGTLDVFGDLNASLKLLEIERLVKVISSPRIVTLDRVDAKIEQTTQFPIFSSSSSTTGATTSSVSFQDVKLQLSVKPQITIEGGIIMDVNILREFPEPATRIGGSEARAVNKRQAQTQVLVENGDTVVIGGIYQSDVSESETGVPWLRKIPILGALFRQRGIERDKNELVIFLTPRVLNRDKAFSKRQEGEE
- a CDS encoding replication-associated recombination protein A codes for the protein MDDLFSTSQTQFIDSQPLAERVRPQNVEAFVGQKYARELLKAEKLPSLILWGPPGSGKTTFSHLVSKYTKSTFISRSAIDTGSKDLKLEGEDAKQRLLRFSEKTILFIDEIHRLNKSQQDCILPYIEKGYFTLIGASTENPSFELNSALLSRCQVIVFESLNADSISAILDRALKSLDTDIEWKSISASPINEHIIQTASGDARRALNLLENVYSYYVSHGSQKLNDEQIKEAFQYIPTRYDKSGDKHYDTISAFIKSIRGSDPHAALFYLSAMLKGGEDPLFIARRLVILASEDVGNADPRALQVAISVKQAVEFVGLPEAAINLAQGVTYLSCAPKSNRSYAGLKKAQELVEKHPDLEPPLSIRNAPTRLMENLGYGEKYQYAHDSKSGVTAQEFMPDKLKNIKIYEPTKHGYEKHISQYLEWVEEQKK
- a CDS encoding RMD1 family protein; the protein is MKIYRVNAFHLTEKFKLKDIGNFLNIQPITLSVWEAAFKFSDESYFFLYNFGSAVFFNVAEENQKTILDKLKKVNLPQNPGYTTTDEFSVEVTGEGKHEVNFNKAIIHDLTYQKARLVSMVVAESAALEYFELIVDDLLERNHQISDSLRTKGKLIKETKQLIKFIGFCLTTKQEIIANLYVVDAPDEVWEDQVLDRLYGELKRMFEIETRYRVLEYKLKLIQESVEIIVDLSKSSREIMLEMTIIALIAIDIIIALVGGKFI
- a CDS encoding cupin domain-containing protein; this encodes MRITRWRADRKPTREEIEGVFKDEGMEFVVEDLPAGSEVKDHRHPFDEVRVVVSGAIRYNVAGNEFLLREGDRLDLPSNTRHWTRVEPDEGCVTIYAFRVS